From one Geoalkalibacter halelectricus genomic stretch:
- the tig gene encoding trigger factor produces MDGLSVKIENVSDVKKKLFIEVEAAKVDAEIEKVYQKIGRTAKIKGFRPGKVPRSVLEKYYAPEMEQQVLNRLINDSYFKALIDNKIPAVSDPEITDNGTLEKGQPFSYQVQVEVKPEIEPKDYVGLELQKERFESDPQVVDNQLEEMRNGRAEMVVSERDEARAGDTVVIDFEGFVDGEAFQNGSAENYQLELGSGTFLPGFEEQLVGMKRGEEREVNVSFPESYGVENLSGKPALFKVSLKDIKEKKVPDLDDAFAKSFGVDTLEALRQRLLENYESREKQRIEAELRERLVNALLERNSFEVPAVMVADQCRQMFEDARRRLAAQGMSMEMLGMDEDRFAAQYREQAENQVKGSLILEAIGRQEQIKVDEAEIDARMQEISAMAGVPIEEVRKRFGNSEARPALVGRIIEDKVFDFLVDKASVSEVAAEELNPAEEAGQEA; encoded by the coding sequence ATGGATGGATTGAGTGTCAAGATCGAAAATGTCAGCGATGTCAAGAAGAAGCTTTTCATCGAGGTGGAAGCGGCCAAGGTTGATGCGGAAATCGAGAAGGTCTATCAGAAGATCGGCCGCACCGCCAAGATCAAGGGGTTTCGCCCTGGCAAGGTTCCGCGCAGCGTGCTGGAAAAATATTACGCCCCGGAGATGGAGCAGCAGGTTCTCAATCGCCTGATCAATGACAGCTATTTCAAGGCGCTCATCGACAACAAGATTCCCGCCGTGTCCGATCCCGAAATCACCGACAATGGAACCCTGGAAAAGGGGCAGCCCTTCTCCTATCAGGTGCAGGTCGAGGTCAAGCCCGAGATCGAGCCTAAGGACTATGTGGGTCTGGAGCTGCAAAAAGAGCGCTTCGAGTCTGATCCCCAGGTGGTGGACAACCAGTTGGAGGAGATGCGCAACGGGCGTGCCGAAATGGTGGTCAGCGAGCGTGATGAGGCGCGCGCCGGCGATACCGTGGTGATCGATTTCGAGGGTTTTGTCGACGGTGAGGCGTTTCAGAACGGCTCGGCCGAGAATTACCAACTGGAGTTGGGTTCGGGCACGTTTCTGCCGGGGTTCGAGGAGCAGTTGGTCGGCATGAAGCGCGGCGAGGAGCGCGAGGTCAACGTCAGCTTCCCCGAGAGTTACGGGGTGGAAAATCTTTCCGGCAAGCCGGCCCTGTTCAAGGTGAGTCTTAAGGACATCAAGGAAAAAAAGGTTCCCGACCTCGACGACGCCTTTGCCAAGAGCTTTGGCGTGGACACTCTCGAGGCGTTGCGCCAGCGGCTGCTGGAGAATTACGAGAGCCGCGAGAAGCAGCGCATCGAGGCCGAACTGCGCGAGCGCCTGGTGAACGCCCTGCTGGAGCGCAACAGCTTCGAGGTGCCGGCGGTGATGGTTGCCGACCAGTGCCGGCAGATGTTCGAGGATGCCCGCCGCCGTTTGGCCGCCCAGGGCATGTCCATGGAAATGCTGGGCATGGATGAGGACCGCTTCGCCGCGCAGTATCGCGAGCAGGCCGAGAATCAGGTCAAGGGCAGCCTGATTCTGGAAGCCATCGGTCGCCAGGAGCAGATCAAGGTTGATGAGGCGGAAATCGATGCTAGAATGCAGGAAATTTCCGCCATGGCCGGGGTTCCCATCGAGGAGGTGCGCAAGCGCTTCGGCAACTCCGAGGCACGTCCGGCTCTGGTGGGGCGCATCATTGAGGATAAGGTGTTCGATTTCCTGGTGGACAAGGCCAGCGTGAGCGAGGTCGCCGCCGAGGAACTCAATCCGGCGGAAGAAGCCGGGCAGGAGGCCTAG